The Arachis ipaensis cultivar K30076 chromosome B03, Araip1.1, whole genome shotgun sequence region ACAGCAGCAACTCAACCAAAGTTCTATCATAGGAAGTAATCAGGTGTTCTCCTGGTTACATCTGGCTCTCCCCTCCTCGGAGCTGGCTCGAACTGCGATTGAGAAAGATATTTGATTAAAGTAACACACTTAATACAAGGATGTAGGAGTATTTGGTTTCGATCCATAACATAGACTCGTTTGGTTGGGAAGAGACACAAAATACTAGTTGAATTTTGTCCCAAACACAATTCCTGTATTTTCTATACTTCAAAATAGTGGGGGCAGTGATGAAAGAGCTTGAAATGGAAAAATATGTATCTCACTGTCCTGTCAGACCACTGCCGCTGGTGACATTTCCAGCATGGTTCTCTGGTCTGGCAAGGGGGTAATAGTgttcatttattatatttttgtcttGTCCTAAGCTACTACCAAACAGGATACACAATCCAAATACTAGCCTAAAGTGCTAAGAAATGCAGATCAACTTTATGATTATTTGGGTAATGAAAATAGGGAGATCAACCTGAATGAATGTGTGTCCTTTGCAGTCATCAACTTCAAGGATGGATGCCATGTTACCACAGCGATAACAATAATTAGGTGCGCTAAATATGGTAACCACTTTTTGCTCCTGAAAACAAGACACCATATATCAGCCATTACCACcagaaatgaaaaatgaaaaaaaaaacaacaacaaaaaaaccCAAGATGAAGAACTTACATGTCCCCAGGTATACCCTTCCATAACCAGCTGGTGAGCTCTAGCAATCAGCTTCAAGTTATTGGTATGGTTAAATTGCTCAGATATGTCCTATAAAAGCAACATAAAAATATCAACAAAAATTAGTGACAGACATATGAGAACAGGCAAGCTTGATGCAGTGTACCACATTACCTGGCCGAAGGTATATCCAGCACCTCTGGGAGAGATGCCCCAACCACAGCGATCATCTGGATCAGACCATAAAAGATCACACATGGGACCCTCATGAGGAACTTCTTGCACACGATCATATTTACGAATGTTATCAAGCGTTTCAATAGAAGGGGACAACCCTCCATGAAGGCAGAATATTTCAGATTCAACCTTAAAAGAGAAAAACTTATCAGTTAAGCAACAATACACTTCAAAAAGCTAGGAAATCTAAGTACTATATGAACCGCAATTGGTTGGCCCACATTTTATCTGAAGCCAAGAGCAAATTGATAAGAGCTCAAATCAAAAGTTAAAAGCAAATTGCTAAGAGTGTGGTATGAAGATCAAAATCACAATATTGAGTTGAGCAGCATGAAAACCCAAGTAACGTGAAGTTTTCTAATAACAAGAATTTGAGACAAATAAAAATTCTTTCCAGATTTATATAATATTATACTAACCAATGCTGTCAACGGAAAGTAGTCAAACAAATCAGTGAAGGTCTTCCAGACATTAGCACTACCATACCTGCAAATCAAATAAGAATATTCACATGCACAGTTTTGCAAACTTAAGAAAATTATGTTTTTGCAAAGAAAACCCACAAAAATAAACTCCAGAACAGCttcaatcaaaatattaatttaaaatattttatacggGATGCAAATCAGATGCAGATTTCAGTTGTTTACTAAATAAATTAGAATTGTAAAGTTATCTGCAACCTGTGTCTTGGGCCAAGGTATTGTTAAAATATGCAGATAAAAATTCAGAAAACAAACCTGCTGGGACGACAGTATAATAATTAACAAACGACAATGTAAATTTGTGTAAGCCAGTCACAAAATCAAGAAGCTTCTAGTATGTCCCATTTTTATGTTGGTGGGTTAAGATGCAGGTCTTGGTAATTTGTTGGCTAGTGCAACTTAATGAAAGAATGCCAGGTTGCTTGAAAAATCCATAAACCTTACTAATATGATGCGGCATCTCTTTTCCACTGATAGCGGATTAAGCTAAAATTTAGGCTGCGTTTGGTTTgcgtttttattttctgttttcattttcagtgTTCTTCGTTTTCTGGATTTTGTGAAGGAAACCGTGAAAACAATAAAATCCTATTTTCTGTTTTCATCTCTTGGTTTCACTTTTTCCTTCACAAAAtccaaaaaatagaaaacattGAAAATGAACACAGAAAATAAAAACGCAAACCAAACACGCCCTTATATCTTCTTATCTtctatcaataaaaaaaataacaaatatctCCATATtgtatgaaaaataataattaaagaaaCTAGCAAGAGAACTGTACTCTTAGCTCACATCAAGGAAAGAAACCAACGATACACTTAAGTGATAGTGACAATAAAGAATACAGACTAAGCAATTAgatggaaaaaaatttgaattcaagAGAGAGATGATCATATAACAAAGTTATATTGCACAAGGCAAACCAGAATTAGTGAATTTAGCATGTACTTACTTCCGTAGGCACTCATCATAAAACCCATAAACTTGTGTAATCTGCAGCAGAAAGCTAAGAACAACAATTACCATTGGCCCAAAACATATAAAAACAACTATAGTAAAAGGTAACAAGTTCATTTACTTAATCAAATTCAATAGTATCTACTTAAAGACAAGGTATATCTTGGTCCTCCAATACATCAAGGACCAATGGTGTCCTAGGAAGTATATGGTTTGTTTCATCTGCATATCTGTGGAAGTAGTCAATTGAAGGCAGTCTATGGGAACCTTTGTGTAGTAGATTGATGGAAGAAAAACCCCCCAAGAACCCAGTTGATATAGACCATGTCATTAAGGACCAAAATATGAATTCAGTCTTATCTTCAGTTAACTACTGAGAAAAAGGCCAGATGACACAAAAAATAGAACAAACCTGACGACTTTCGTGATTTCCCCTGAGAATGGTGATGCGCTGACGATAGCGAACTTTAAGGGCAACCAAAAGCTGCATTacatattaattattataaaaaaatgtaactaataaaagatataaaataagaaaTCAAAATCAGCTACCCTCAAGATATGCAGTTAAAAAAAGAACACAATTAATGGTTCTCTGAATGTAACAAAGCAACATTGAATGTCATGCATCACATTTTGGCATGTAAATGTAAATTTCCGTGCAGGTGTTTTGCTCAGAATAGACAAGAAACTGAGCACAATCATATTCTTGGTTTTCTTGCAAAAGAATAGCAATAACCATAAATGAAATAAACATTATAAATATTTCTTATGGCACAAACAGATTTGTCAGACTTGATACAAATATGATTGAAGCTCAGTTGCATGTAGTCTAGAGCTATCAGATGTCAGTAAAACAACATACACCAATAACCACAACATGACAAATGGAAAATTTAACAATGACCAAAATACTTCAATTCAAACTACCATAAAAGAAATGTATAGCATGAGAATGCACACTTACCGTTACCGTTTCAAC contains the following coding sequences:
- the LOC107629452 gene encoding serine/threonine-protein phosphatase PP2A catalytic subunit, coding for MDSVPSNSHGNLDEQIAQLMQCKPLSEQEVRVLCEKAKEILMEESNVQPVSSPVTICGDIHGQFHDLAELFRIGGKCPDTNYLFMGDYVDRGYYSVETVTLLVALKVRYRQRITILRGNHESRQITQVYGFYDECLRKYGSANVWKTFTDLFDYFPLTALVESEIFCLHGGLSPSIETLDNIRKYDRVQEVPHEGPMCDLLWSDPDDRCGWGISPRGAGYTFGQDISEQFNHTNNLKLIARAHQLVMEGYTWGHEQKVVTIFSAPNYCYRCGNMASILEVDDCKGHTFIQFEPAPRRGEPDVTRRTPDYFL